In a single window of the Nicotiana tomentosiformis chromosome 10, ASM39032v3, whole genome shotgun sequence genome:
- the LOC104091204 gene encoding uncharacterized protein yields the protein MDKNYHLGKSKRRSSSVIYSHHLRVDIFNVVIDLQLSKLNSRFDTVNSDLLLGMASLSPDNSFINYDKERIMKLAKLYPHEYSISRLEDLSYELDSYILYVREDRNFSNLKRLGDFSEILVETELHKTWGLVYLLVKLSLILHVVTATVERAFSSMKYIKNNLQSRIGDEFINDCLICYIENKVFESVPNNAIIDRFQNMTSRRAQL from the coding sequence ATGGATAAGAACTATCATCTTGGAAAGTCAAAGCGTAGGAGTTCAAGTGTGATATACTCTCATCATTTGCGTGTAGATATTTTTAATGTTGTCATTGATTTACAACTTTCAAAACTTAATAGTCGTTTTGATACAGTGAATAGTGATCTACTTCTTGGTATGGCTAGTTTGAGTCCGGATAATTcttttataaattatgataaaGAAAGAATTATGAAGCTTGCTAAACTTTATCCTCATGAGTATAGTATTTCTAGGCTTGAAGATCTTAGCTACGAGCTTGACAGCTATATTCTTTATGTAAGAGAAGACCGTAATTTCTCTAACTTGAAAAGGCTTGGAGATTTTTCAGAAATACTAGTTGAAACAGAGCTGCACAAGACTTGGGGACTTGTTTATTTGCTTGTGAAGTTGAGTTTGATATTGCATGTCGTTACTGCAACGGTAGAAAGAGctttttcttcaatgaaatatATCAAAAATAACTTGCAGAGCAGAATTGGTGATGAGTTTATAAATGACTGTTTAATTTGTTAtatagaaaataaagtatttgaAAGTGTACCTAATAATGCGATCATTGATCGTTTTCAAAACATGACAAGTCGCAGGGCACAATTGTAA
- the LOC138900222 gene encoding uncharacterized protein encodes MQGEINGLKTLILKDTPSAYFGNQELGLQRPGDTRWGSHFKTVHNFIALFSSIIHVLEVLASEGANYLERSMAKSLVNDIRSFEFVHLLHLMLKILAITNDLNIALQRKNQNIVNAMKLVGLAKSQLESMRESK; translated from the exons ATGCAAGGAGAAATCAATGGGCTTAAGACGTTAATCTTGAAAGATACTCCTTCAGCTTATTTC GGAAATCAAGAACTTGGACTTCAAAGGCCAGGAGATACCCGTTGGGGATCTCATTTTAAGACAGTGCATAATTTTATTGCATTATTCTCGTCAATTATTCATGTTCTTGAAGTTCTTGCAAGTGAAGGTGCAAATTATCTTGAGAGATCAATGGCAAAAAGTCTAGTGAATGACATAAGATCTTTTGAGTTTGTGCATTTATTGCATTTGATGTTAAAAATATTAGCAATTACAAATGACTTGAATATCGCTTTGCAAAGAAAAAATCAGAATATTGTAAATGCTATGAAGCTCGTTGGTTTGGCCAAGAGCCAATTGGAATCAATGAGAGAGTCTAAATGA